The Brassica oleracea var. oleracea cultivar TO1000 chromosome C7, BOL, whole genome shotgun sequence sequence TCTTATTATAACTTGTGCAGGGAGCTGGAGGAATCACGATCAAGAAAACAGGACAATCGATGGTGTTTGGTCTGTACGAAGAACCAGTGACTCCAGGACAATGTAACATGGTCGTGGAGAGGTTGGGTGATTACTTGATCGAACAGGATCTCTGAAGAATGCTCCAGTTCCAGTCCTTTAAACCATTGTTTTACTAATTTTGTTTTTGGGTTGGTTGTATGTTTTTTTCTAATTTAATTTGGAGTCTTTCTGCTTAAAGTTTAAAAGAAAGTTGAACTTGAGGTTGCAGATAATTACACAAAAGAAGAATCCGAAACTTAAGACTATTTACCTCTTTTTCTTGGTTTCCCAATTAATTTATTTGTTTTGATTCAATTTTCCTTACACTTCTTTTTGCGTATATATATATTCACATGGTACAGTGAATAATAAGTGAAAAAGTCGGATACGTGAATAATTTTCTTTACATTTGCACATTCTCCATCAACCTTTTTAAGAACTAACCAACCGTGGTTGCAAAGCCTTCTATCAGTTGATGTGCCTACCGCCTCCCGAGTATCATTGATCAGAGATGCCATAATAACTGTCATCATTCATAGGGTTTTCAAACTCTATATAATCCATCTTGGCGCAGACCTTTACCGAAATGTTGTTGCACCATACTAAGATTCAAACACATTCCATTATCTGGGGCTAAAGTCTAAAGATAATTTCTAATCTACGTTTATATTAGACTCCAAATGTTATTAGAGAAGACATTCTTCTCCAATACACCTTCAACCATTATACTTTGGTGTTTCTAGACATATGGATTTTGATGTGTGGAGTCATCAAAACTATTGTATCTTTATAGTTGAAGATTCTAAATTCAAAACGGCTAAGAGTTGCTTTTTTACTTATAAGAAAAAGACAAGATGATGTAAAAAAAAGACAAGATGATCATTTTCACTATCTCTAGTTCTCCACTCTTTCTTTCTCTCTTGCTTATAGGAGTTAGTGATTCTAACAATATGTAACGCCCCGACAAAGCATCCCTAATGGGTCTTCACGCTCATTTTCTTGACTTGTGTGTTCCATTCATCTAACGGTGATGCATTAATTTTTAGAAAGTTCAAAAAGCTTGTTTACTATCATGCAATTAGTACATGGTTTTGTTTTCTATTTTGCCTTCTCTCCCACAGTGCCACAAATCATTTCCTAGTAACTTACTGTTATTCAACTACTCAATTTTAAGTAAACTTAACTTTAAAAGTGTTTAGATAAAATATTAAAAAGATAAATTTAATTCGGTGATGTATGTAGTCAAATCAATTTTTTTTTTAAATAACCATATGCCAAAAATCAAAATGTTTACAAAGTCTTTGAATCCTTGTTAAAAGAGAAAGAAAGAATAAAGCAGATTTTACATTGTTTTGGTTGAGACAACTATCACGGTATTACGGTGGAACACTAGACACCGAATTTTTATAATACGCACCCAAGACATTTTCATCGACTGATCAATAAAAAAAACTGAATAATTCATGTGATAATTATTTCCCAATTTTTTTTCTTTGAGTAAAAAAATGCTCCTAAATTTGATTATCGACTATTTCCACAAACTTACGAGAGACTGAGTATTTCAAAATCAAAGACCATCTTAATAATCTCCAAAATCTGACTTAAAACACTATAATTATTGAAAGTGATGGGGCAGATGTAAATGCAATGTTGGGTGTCACGCAATAACATAATTGTGATCTGCAAAGAGAATATCCACTCTGTATTCGGAGAGAATAGAGAAGGAACGAATGGTGGGCACATTATGGCATCCCTCAACTTCTCTTTTGTGCCGAATAACTGAAAAAAATCAATAATTCAATCATGTTTACAACTCATTGTCTAAAATAATATATTAAAGCCAAATTAATAGATACTTCGTCTGTTCCCGAAATTAAGATTTTCTAGAGTATTCACGCTTATTAAGAATTTAATAAATATTTATAATTTAATTTATTTTTTACTTTATTATACACTTTCCAATAACTTTACACCAATGAAATTTAATCAATTCAAATATTTTCAATTAATGTTTCTCAAAAGTATAAAAAAATACCTTAACAATATATAAAATCTATCTTTTGGAACAAAAAAAAAATCTAAAAATTCTTACTTTCGGGAACGGAAAGAGTATTAATTATTGTGTGTAGTTATATGATATGAGCCACTGCGTTTACTCAGTGCAAGCAATTCGAAGTAATTTCGGTTTCACTTGCAGTTAACCAAAATATAAATCATGGATTATCGTATAGAGACTATATGTATGCACATCATGTATTGTTGAAAACATTTGAGCTACTTTTAAATGTCGTTTTAACATAATTAACGGCCTCTGAATGATTCAGAATGGTATATATTGTTTCAACACGATTTGAGCTATTGGAACAAGCATGCCTGGTAAAGTGGTAAAGCATGATAATGATGGGCACCCGACTTGTTTCAAGTGTGACTGTCTCATCGTGCATTTAGCTCACATTACCTAGTTCCAAGCGATCGCATTTTTGGGATATGTACCTTTCGAATATTTGATGCAATAAGTCAGTCACCACAGGAAGATCCTGGTTGGGTTTGGTACCAGGTGTCACTATCTAATTCATTAATAACAAAATTTAACCCGACTATAAAATTTTAGATATTTTGTTTAAATATATCACATAAAAACATCAATCAAAGTCAAAACATAGAAACTATACAGTAATATAGAATTTTAAAAAAATATCTAAATAACGTTTTTAGATACAGCTTATTATACAATTAACTAGTGTATGTTAAATGATATTTTCCGCTACTCAGCGAATACTTTGATTTCTCTATATATATTTTTCTTCCCTTTATTAAATTTATAAAGATTCTCAACTTATTTACACACATATACCATTTGTGCCTAAATTTGTTTCTATATCTTCGTGCATATCTTCTTATTAATGTTTTTAATTCCTATTTCCCATTCTAATTTTCTATTTTTCTACAACTTTTTTATAGTAAAAATATATGTTCGGGAACGCGCTAAGCGCTAGTCGGACGGTCGGGTTGGGCCTAGCGCCTAAAGAAAAAATCGGGGATTAATCGGAAATTATGCGGGGCGGATTTTTAGATTGTTTATTATATTATAAAACATGTTAATTTTTAATTGTGTATAACATTAATACATTTTCATGTTTAAGATTGTATAAAACATAAATAGAATATATAAACTTAATATAGTGTAATTTTCATCAAAATTATGAATATAAATGATATTTATAAAATTTTAGATCAAATAAATAAATAAAAATATTATTAAAAATAAAATAAAAATAAAAAAATAATAAAAAATAGATTAGGCGGCCGCCTAGGCGGTCATTTAGGCGGTCTAGGAATTGGATATCCAATTTTTTTAAACGATTTGGCATAAATCAGAACAGAAGAGTGACGCGTAACGCTCAGGCGGCCGCCAAGGCGGCTAGGCGGCTAGGCGGCCGATTTTTAGAACATGGGTAAAAATATATCCCTACAACATTTTGTACAGTAAGAATACATAAAGTATTCAAGAAATAATAAATATATTTTTAAACTAGAATTAATTTGATTTGACAGCCTAAAACACAAAAATATATTAAAAATTAAGCAGACAAATATTTCTTATGTTTGTTATAGATGTGAATGCTTTTACAAATTATTATTAGTAATAATAAATAGTAATTTTTAAAAAGATAAATTTTCACAAAAATAGATGTGAATGCTTTTACAAAATGTTATTATTAGTAATAATAAATAGTAATTTTTTTAAAAAATAATAAAATTTATTGAGTTATCATTGGTTGAATTCTATAGAAATTAAAATAATAAAATATAAGAGATTTATGATAGAAATTTAATGTACTTGTATAAAAATAATAATTTGTGAATGGGAGAGAGTATAAATTTGAACCACAACATTTCCTAGTCTGCGATCAAAAGCTCACATTCAGAGAGAAGTGGAGAAGTAAGTCTTTCACAGAAAAAAAAAAAAAAAAAAAAAAAAAAAGAAGGGTAAAAACCCCACCGGAGAAAAAGAAGAAGATGTCGTGGCAATCGTACGTTGATGACCACCTTATGTGCGATGTCGAAGGCAACCACCTCACCGCCGCCGCTATTCTCGGTCAAGACGGCAGTGTGTGGGCTCAGAGCGCCAATTTCCCTCAGGTTCCTCTCTCTCTTTCCTTCTTTTCTCTGATCATTGGGGTCAGATTCAGCCGTCTTTTTTGTGATTTTAGATCTGAGAAATCTCGGATCTGATTTCGATTTCACCATCTCCGATCCTCTTTCTCCAGAATCTGATGAGAAACTCGATCTGCTTTTCTGGATCAGTAGATTGAGTTCAACCTAGGGTTCTAGAAGATCTTTAGTCTGGTAGCAGTAGTTAATCGTAGATCCATGTGTTTATCTGATAATCTTTAAGTGTTGGAATCTAATGCTTGTATCGCCTTGGTGTTCTTTTTGATATGTGTATTTACAGTTGAAGCCTGAAGAAATCAAAGGAATCACCACGGACTTCGAGGAGCCTGGGTTTCTTGCCCCAACCGGTCTATTTCTCGGTGGAGCCAAGTACATGGTTATTCAAGGTGAACCAGGAGCTGTCATCCGTGGCAAGAAGGTAACATGATTCTTATCTATTAACCCTTACTTGTACATCTTATGATAGGAATCATAATTCATTTTACAATTCTCTCTCTATGTAGGGACCTGGAGGCGTTACTATCAAGAAGACGACTCAAGCCTTGGTCATTGGCATCTACGAGGAGCCCATGACTGGAGGGCAATGCAACTTGGTTGTGGAAAGGCTCGGGGATTACCTCATCGAGTCTGACCTCTAAATTTTCAGTTTCAAATTATGCTATCAAAACGCAAATCAATTTGAAGCCTTGGAACCAATATCTTGTTGTTGGTCTTTGTTACTGGGTTTGTGTGTCTTATGTAATGGCATTTGGATCATCTTTTTTTATCCCTTCATATGTATTGTGTTTTTTCTTTAGATTTTTATTTCTCCATAGTTTTGTTTTTCTTAAATTGATCTGCGGTAGGTTTACGTTTTGTGGTTTGGAACATCTCTGTCTACAATGCCACATAAAAGAACGTTTGTAGAAAGATGAATGGAGAAAAAGTTTAGGAACTTGGACTTTTTAGACTCGGCCGGTTAGCTTGGTTCGAAACTGGGACGGATAAGAGTCCTTGGATCCTATTTTGTTTCTTTTCATAGCATCGTAGTAATAAACAACGTAGGGACAGCCAGAGACGAACGCTAGCTCTTCATCACCATTAGTGCCCATTAAGTACTAGATTCACGTTTGAAGGAAGAAACACAGTAGTTTTCTGTCCATTTTTGCTTCTTGACATTTTCAAGAACCCACAAAGTCACAAAATCTTCATTAGGCATGATCTGCCCTATAACCGGAACGCGCTAGGCGTTAGTCAGGCGGTCGGATTGGGCCTAGCGCCTAAAGAGAAAATCAGAGATTAATCGGAAATTATGCGGGGCATAATTTTTAGATTCTTTACTATGTTATAAAACATATTAATCTTTAATTGTATATAACTTAAATACATTTTCATGTTTAAGATTGTATAAAACAGACAAATATAATATATAAATTTAATATAGTGTACTTTTCATAAAAAGTATGAATATAAATGATATTTATAAAATTTTAGATCAAATAAATAAATAAAAATATTATTAAAAATAAAATAAAAATAATAAAATAATAAAAAAAATAGATTAGGTGGCTGTCTAGGCGGCTAGGCGGTCATTTAGGCGGTCTATGCGGAAAAAATCGGATATTCGATTTTTTAAACCGATTTGACATAAATCGAAGCGGAAGAGTGACGCGTAGCGCCTTGGCGGCCAACATGACCTATAACTTACCATTGTGGTTTATGATATTTTTTAAAATCCTTTTTGGTGTTTCAGTGGTACATAATTCTTCAGATCCAGCATCAAAACTCACAATTCTCTTGCCTCTATACTGTTGAGTTATATAATACACATTTTCATTGATGCATTGCATACTCCCTTGCTCAATGATCGGTCGGCCGTTCTGAACACAACCAGATAAAATATTCACATTAGCTTTAAATTTTTAAAAGCTATCTCTATAATATTATTTGAGAAGTGACTTTTCTAGGTGTCACACTCACGTTAACTCTCACGGTGGTTGATTACTATGATACCCTTAATGAATTAAAAAATACATTTAAATACTATTATTTCCTTTATAAAAAATTTTAAATAAAAATATAAAATAAAAAGGAAATATTTATAAAGTTTAAAAAAAATTTTAAACGAAAATATATGTATATATATTATGATTTCATAATAAAAGGAAAGTTCACAAAATAGTAAAATATCATTTAAAAAATATTTTTAAATAATATAAAATATAATTTTGAAGTAATAAAATACTTTACCTATATATTCTTAGATGAAAAAAAATATTTGTATATAATGTGATTTTATAAAAAAAAAGTTCACATAGATGATCTTAATATTAGAATAAAAAAATATTTTTCTTTTAAAATATAAGTTTACACAATGCAAATATGTATATTTACAAAGTAACTAGGTGATTATCCCGTGCTCATGCATGGGAATAAACATTTAAAAATAATTAAATTATAATATTGATAAATATTTTCTCTTGGTTGTTTATAAATTTTAAGTAATTTTGTAATTTTTATGTATGATAAATAAAAAAAATGTACTAAGTGTCTTTATGTTTTCATCTTAATTAGATATGTGATTTTAATTATAATATTTTTTATTATTTAAGTATTCATTTTGGTATGTTGAATTGCATCTATGCTTTTAAATTGACGATGATTTTTTGTTTAATTAGGTTAAAATTGGTTTATTAGTATCAATTCAGATTATCCTCTTATATTTTAAATATATTTTATAAAATTTTGTATAGTTTGATATATCTTGTTTAGTAAAACAGAAAATAAATATATTTAATCAGGTATGCATTAATAAACATAACTTGTAATATTTTGAAAATTCATACACATATATAAATATATATATAATATTAATCATAATAATAGGTGGATTTAACTGTT is a genomic window containing:
- the LOC106302013 gene encoding profilin-1-like; the encoded protein is MSWQSYVDDHLMCDVEGNHLTAAAILGQDGSVWAQSANFPQLKPEEIKGITTDFEEPGFLAPTGLFLGGAKYMVIQGEPGAVIRGKKGPGGVTIKKTTQALVIGIYEEPMTGGQCNLVVERLGDYLIESDL